The Pricia mediterranea genome includes a window with the following:
- a CDS encoding MerR family transcriptional regulator, translated as MQIELPEKRYYGIGEVARAFDVNTSLIRFWEKEFDALKPKKNAKGNRKFTPQDIENLKLIYHLVKERGFTLEGAKLHLRENRQKTLHTFEIIDKLERVKSELIKIKEQL; from the coding sequence ATGCAAATAGAGCTTCCCGAAAAACGCTATTACGGTATCGGCGAGGTCGCCCGGGCCTTCGATGTGAATACCTCGCTCATCCGCTTTTGGGAGAAAGAGTTCGACGCCCTGAAGCCTAAGAAGAACGCCAAGGGAAACCGCAAGTTCACCCCCCAGGATATCGAAAACCTGAAACTTATCTATCATCTGGTCAAGGAGCGCGGCTTTACCCTCGAAGGTGCCAAACTGCACTTAAGGGAAAACCGTCAAAAAACGCTTCATACATTTGAGATTATCGATAAGCTCGAGCGCGTAAAGTCGGAACTGATCAAGATTAAGGAACAGCTTTAG
- a CDS encoding LemA family protein: MKKGIIALIILAIIGFAVYQWAVGFNNTAVELEADAKTAWSNVESAYQRRNDLIGNLVKTVQGAADFERGTLTDVIEARAKATSTSIDADNLTPQNMEAFQQAQSGLTGALSRLMVVVERYPELKANQNFLELQSQLEGTENRINVARDRFNQEVNEYDIHTTKFPGKLLADTFGFEEMARYSADPGSETAPDVDFDFE; the protein is encoded by the coding sequence ATGAAAAAAGGAATTATCGCATTAATTATCCTCGCCATAATCGGGTTTGCCGTATATCAATGGGCCGTTGGCTTCAACAACACCGCCGTTGAACTGGAGGCCGATGCCAAGACCGCTTGGTCGAACGTAGAAAGCGCCTATCAACGTCGTAACGACCTGATCGGCAACCTGGTCAAGACCGTACAGGGAGCGGCCGATTTCGAACGCGGTACCTTGACCGACGTTATCGAAGCCAGGGCCAAGGCCACCTCGACCTCAATCGATGCCGACAATCTGACCCCCCAGAACATGGAAGCTTTCCAGCAGGCCCAAAGCGGACTCACCGGCGCTTTGAGCAGGTTGATGGTCGTCGTGGAACGCTATCCGGAACTTAAGGCGAACCAAAATTTTCTCGAACTTCAGTCGCAACTGGAAGGCACCGAAAACCGCATTAACGTGGCCCGGGACCGCTTTAACCAAGAAGTCAACGAATACGACATCCATACCACCAAGTTTCCCGGCAAACTCTTGGCCGACACCTTCGGTTTTGAGGAAATGGCCCGCTATAGTGCCGATCCCGGTTCGGAAACGGCACCCGATGTGGACTTTGATTTTGAATAA
- a CDS encoding TPM domain-containing protein, which produces MSRVEDFLTAEEEQEIVQAILTAERKTSGEIRVHIEAHTEFDPMDRAKEVFQMLKMGNTKEENGVLIYVAVNDRKFSIYGDRGIDKVVPDDFWDSTRDAIQAQFKKNSFKQGIIDGILKAGKELQAHFPWQSDDKNELSDEISKGRSLS; this is translated from the coding sequence ATGTCAAGAGTAGAGGATTTCTTAACGGCTGAGGAAGAACAGGAAATCGTACAGGCCATTCTTACGGCCGAAAGGAAAACCTCGGGCGAAATCCGCGTCCATATCGAGGCCCATACCGAATTTGATCCTATGGACCGGGCCAAAGAAGTATTCCAGATGCTTAAAATGGGCAACACCAAGGAAGAGAACGGTGTGCTCATCTACGTCGCGGTCAACGATCGAAAGTTCTCCATCTACGGCGATCGGGGTATCGACAAGGTGGTGCCCGACGATTTTTGGGATTCCACCCGCGATGCCATTCAGGCACAATTCAAAAAAAACAGCTTCAAACAGGGCATTATCGACGGCATCCTGAAGGCCGGCAAGGAACTACAGGCCCATTTCCCTTGGCAATCCGACGACAAAAATGAACTCAGTGACGAAATCTCCAAGGGACGCTCATTATCATAA
- a CDS encoding TPM domain-containing protein, with protein sequence MRISFPPYLNLWNANGLIQALLVLFPAAESGPHYVRSFLRRGLLVLFSLFCGGIFAQFQIPDKPKEETSVYDFIDLLPQEQEEALEQKLIRYSDSTSTQIVMALISSTEGEDINYLGAQWGQKWGIGQADKDNGVLILLARDDRRIAINTGYGTEGDLTDAMSKRIIEKIILPQFRQDNYYGGLNDGAEAIFEVLTGQFEEERTFDDKGSGFPFSSILPIVIFFVILIILSRKNRRGGGKNGGRRSGGLDIWDMIILSNMGRSSGSGSFGGGGGFGGGGGFSGGFGGGGFGGGGASGGW encoded by the coding sequence ATGAGAATTTCATTTCCACCATACTTGAATTTATGGAATGCCAACGGTTTGATACAGGCTCTTTTGGTGCTCTTCCCCGCAGCGGAAAGCGGCCCCCATTACGTGAGGTCCTTCTTAAGGCGGGGGCTTTTGGTTCTTTTCTCCTTGTTCTGCGGAGGTATTTTCGCGCAGTTTCAAATTCCCGATAAGCCCAAGGAGGAAACCAGCGTTTACGACTTTATCGACCTGCTTCCCCAGGAACAGGAAGAGGCCTTGGAACAAAAACTCATCCGGTATTCCGACAGTACCTCTACCCAGATTGTAATGGCCCTTATTAGCTCCACCGAAGGAGAGGACATCAATTACCTCGGGGCCCAATGGGGCCAGAAATGGGGTATTGGCCAAGCGGACAAGGACAATGGTGTCTTAATACTACTGGCCAGGGATGACAGGCGTATCGCAATCAATACAGGCTACGGAACGGAAGGCGACCTGACCGATGCCATGTCCAAACGGATTATCGAGAAAATAATTCTACCCCAATTCAGGCAGGACAACTATTACGGGGGACTAAACGACGGTGCCGAGGCCATATTTGAGGTGTTGACCGGCCAGTTCGAAGAAGAACGGACTTTCGACGATAAAGGATCTGGTTTTCCATTCAGTTCCATCTTGCCCATTGTCATCTTCTTTGTTATCCTGATTATCCTATCCCGAAAAAATCGCAGGGGCGGCGGGAAAAATGGCGGGCGACGCTCTGGTGGACTGGATATTTGGGATATGATTATTCTTAGCAACATGGGTCGTAGCAGTGGCTCCGGCAGCTTTGGCGGTGGTGGGGGCTTTGGAGGCGGGGGCGGATTCAGTGGTGGCTTCGGCGGCGGTGGTTTTGGTGGCGGCGGTGCGTCGGGGGGGTGGTGA
- a CDS encoding outer membrane beta-barrel protein, protein MSKVLPSILLCVLLFSISHAQEFKVTGTLIDVQSKEALEATTIYAESPRDSSLIAYTISDGNGFFELEDRTNLKQLNLFFSFNGYRPLRMKVDVKPLIKLGKVHMEEQARELKGVNVVGERVPISIKKDTMEFNADSFKTRPDATVEEMLKKLPGVRVDSDGKITVNGKEVNKVLVNGQVFFSNDPKVATKSLPKEVIDKIQITDTKTKIQEFTGEEGDGENKTINLTIKKDKNKGYIGRLAAGYGTDERYQVNGLLNYFNNKERVSFIASSNNINNSGFSFDEIYDMVGNTRGGYDGAREAGLINNFGNGITTSSNLGGSYANAEKGKYEIDGNYFFGYSDSFNDQKTSRENILPDRRFFSENESNFTGSTNSNRGAANLEFDIDSTLRISVQPSMSVNRTNSRRVNTSSTTNDDGELINRNDRTRTEDGFQRNFSNRFNLIKKFGTLGRFVSVSFSNANVENQSLSNLNSLREVFGKNPDEQILDQLSEVSNKRNSYELEVDYRQPLMEKWFLDLGYEYSNDKRDNIKDVMDFDMDNKGYTLFNEALSSDFNFKSVQQTPSVGIRRRGEKLNLRFGASYRFTDLNNRDFLQNTSFSRSYKNLLFRGGLRYTLGKNKRFYASYRTRLNLPSVNQLQPVPNVNNPLNIVIGNPDLSPAVNHGINFNYNDYNWKERTGVYVYSNIDIERNRVSAVSTTDENFLRTTRYTNIDGNYRGNAGFGYSREIKKDSVFSAKFNLRPSLSFGRQVSFTNGIELKANSFDVSPYFSTTLNYRELVEFEPGYGISFNSTKYNLDNIEDIKYTSQNFNLRLTTYWPENLVWGNDIRYTYNGDVGPGFRKNALFWNMSLGLDVFDKKATIKLSAYDLLNQNTNVRRTTGEDFIQDFQGTVLTRYFMGSVTFKFDQFGGKKPGRNSSRGR, encoded by the coding sequence ATGTCCAAAGTTTTACCGAGTATCCTTCTCTGTGTTTTACTTTTTTCCATTTCCCATGCCCAAGAATTCAAAGTGACGGGCACCCTTATCGATGTTCAATCGAAAGAAGCCTTGGAAGCAACTACGATTTACGCCGAATCGCCCCGGGACAGTTCTCTGATTGCCTATACGATATCGGATGGAAACGGATTTTTTGAACTGGAAGACCGCACGAATCTAAAGCAACTGAACCTTTTCTTTTCCTTCAACGGCTACAGGCCCTTGCGGATGAAGGTAGATGTAAAACCGCTTATAAAATTGGGGAAGGTTCATATGGAAGAACAGGCGCGTGAACTAAAAGGTGTAAATGTAGTAGGGGAGCGGGTGCCGATAAGCATAAAAAAGGACACGATGGAGTTCAATGCCGATTCCTTCAAGACCCGTCCCGATGCCACGGTCGAGGAAATGCTCAAAAAATTACCTGGGGTACGGGTCGATAGCGACGGCAAGATTACCGTTAACGGCAAGGAGGTCAACAAAGTATTGGTCAACGGACAAGTATTCTTCAGCAACGACCCTAAAGTGGCAACAAAAAGCCTTCCCAAAGAGGTCATCGACAAAATACAGATCACGGATACCAAGACTAAGATCCAAGAATTCACCGGCGAGGAAGGCGACGGCGAGAATAAGACCATTAACCTGACCATCAAAAAGGATAAGAATAAAGGCTACATCGGTAGACTGGCCGCCGGCTACGGCACCGATGAACGCTACCAAGTCAATGGATTGTTGAACTATTTCAACAATAAAGAAAGGGTCAGTTTTATTGCCAGTTCCAACAACATCAATAATTCGGGGTTTTCCTTTGACGAAATCTACGATATGGTCGGTAATACCCGTGGCGGGTATGACGGTGCGAGAGAAGCGGGACTTATCAACAATTTCGGCAACGGCATTACCACTTCCTCGAATCTGGGCGGCAGCTACGCCAATGCAGAAAAAGGTAAATATGAAATTGATGGTAATTACTTCTTCGGCTACAGCGATTCCTTTAACGACCAAAAGACCAGTAGGGAGAACATTCTGCCCGACCGAAGGTTCTTTTCCGAAAACGAGAGTAATTTTACGGGCTCGACCAATTCCAACAGGGGCGCTGCCAATTTGGAGTTCGATATCGACTCGACCCTTCGAATTTCCGTACAGCCTTCTATGAGCGTCAACCGGACCAACTCGCGGCGCGTCAACACATCTTCGACTACCAATGATGATGGTGAGCTGATCAACCGTAACGATAGAACACGAACGGAAGATGGCTTTCAGCGAAATTTTTCTAACCGCTTCAACCTCATCAAGAAATTCGGAACCTTGGGCAGGTTCGTAAGCGTTTCGTTCTCGAATGCCAATGTTGAAAATCAGAGCCTGTCAAACCTAAATTCATTACGGGAAGTTTTTGGGAAAAATCCCGACGAGCAAATTTTAGATCAATTATCCGAAGTAAGCAACAAAAGAAATTCCTATGAATTGGAGGTCGACTATAGACAACCGCTGATGGAAAAATGGTTCTTGGACCTGGGATACGAATATAGCAACGATAAGCGGGACAACATCAAAGATGTGATGGATTTTGACATGGACAATAAAGGGTATACCTTGTTCAATGAGGCCTTGAGTTCCGATTTTAATTTCAAGAGCGTACAGCAGACCCCTTCCGTAGGTATTCGCAGAAGAGGTGAAAAACTGAACCTGCGTTTTGGGGCTTCCTATAGATTCACAGACCTGAACAACCGTGATTTCCTGCAGAATACTTCATTTTCCAGATCCTATAAAAATTTACTCTTTAGGGGAGGACTGCGCTATACCCTGGGCAAGAACAAGCGGTTTTATGCGAGTTATCGTACACGGTTAAATCTGCCTTCGGTCAACCAATTGCAACCCGTACCCAACGTGAACAATCCCTTGAACATCGTCATTGGCAATCCCGATCTATCGCCGGCGGTCAATCATGGCATCAACTTCAATTACAACGATTATAATTGGAAGGAACGTACCGGGGTCTACGTGTATTCCAATATCGACATAGAAAGAAACCGCGTTTCGGCCGTATCCACCACCGACGAAAACTTTTTAAGAACTACCCGATATACCAACATAGATGGAAATTACAGGGGGAATGCCGGTTTTGGCTATTCCAGGGAAATAAAAAAAGATAGCGTGTTCTCGGCCAAGTTCAACTTGCGGCCCAGTCTTAGTTTCGGCCGACAGGTAAGTTTTACCAACGGGATCGAACTGAAGGCCAATAGTTTCGATGTATCGCCCTATTTTTCCACCACCCTTAATTATAGGGAATTGGTGGAGTTTGAACCGGGCTACGGTATTTCTTTCAACAGCACCAAGTACAATTTGGACAACATAGAGGATATTAAATATACTTCCCAAAATTTCAACCTTAGGTTGACCACCTACTGGCCCGAGAACCTCGTCTGGGGCAATGATATCCGATATACCTACAACGGCGACGTCGGCCCGGGTTTCAGAAAGAACGCACTGTTTTGGAACATGAGCCTCGGGCTGGATGTATTCGACAAAAAGGCCACGATCAAACTATCGGCCTATGACCTTTTGAACCAGAACACCAACGTAAGAAGAACTACAGGTGAAGATTTTATACAGGATTTTCAGGGTACTGTGCTGACCCGTTATTTTATGGGAAGCGTCACTTTTAAATTCGATCAGTTTGGCGGTAAGAAACCGGGCCGGAACAGTTCTCGAGGGAGGTAA
- the der gene encoding ribosome biogenesis GTPase Der, translating into MSAIVAIVGRPNVGKSTFFNRLIQRREAIVDAASGVTRDRHYGKSDWNGKDFSLIDTGGYVVGSDDVFEKEIDKQVELAIEEADAIIFMVDVETGVTGMDEDVAKLLRRVDKPVLLAINKVDNAKRAADAVEFYALGLGEYYGISSINGSGTGELLDALVEVLPEKKADDSELPRFAVVGRPNAGKSSFINALLGQERYIVTDIAGTTRDSMDTKYNRFGFEFNLVDTAGIRRKAKVKEDLEFYSVMRSVRAIEHSDVCLILFDATRGFDGQVANIFWLAQRNNKGVVILVNKWDLVENKETNTLKQYTQDIKQSIEPFVDVPIIFISVLTKQRIYKALETAVEVYKNRSKKIKTRKLNDVMLPIIQHTPPPAYKDKYVKIKYVTQLPTPYPQFAFFCNLPQYVREPYKRFLENKLRENFDFSGVPVTVFMRKK; encoded by the coding sequence ATGAGCGCAATAGTTGCCATTGTAGGACGTCCCAATGTAGGGAAATCCACTTTTTTTAATCGATTGATCCAACGGCGGGAGGCCATTGTCGATGCCGCTAGCGGGGTGACCCGGGACCGCCACTATGGCAAGAGCGACTGGAACGGAAAAGATTTCTCCTTGATCGATACCGGCGGTTACGTAGTGGGCAGTGATGATGTGTTCGAAAAGGAAATCGACAAGCAGGTCGAACTGGCCATCGAAGAGGCCGATGCAATCATTTTTATGGTGGATGTGGAGACCGGAGTGACCGGTATGGACGAAGATGTCGCCAAATTGCTGCGCCGAGTCGATAAACCTGTTCTATTGGCAATTAATAAGGTCGATAACGCCAAGCGCGCCGCCGATGCCGTGGAGTTCTATGCTTTGGGATTGGGGGAATATTATGGTATTTCAAGTATCAACGGCAGCGGTACAGGGGAGTTGTTGGATGCCTTGGTCGAGGTGCTTCCGGAAAAGAAAGCGGATGACAGCGAACTGCCCCGGTTTGCCGTGGTCGGAAGGCCCAACGCCGGAAAATCGTCGTTTATCAACGCTCTTCTCGGGCAGGAACGTTATATCGTAACCGATATTGCAGGAACTACCCGTGATAGCATGGACACCAAGTACAACCGCTTCGGGTTCGAATTTAATCTGGTCGATACGGCGGGCATCCGAAGAAAGGCGAAAGTGAAGGAAGATCTGGAGTTCTATTCCGTGATGCGTTCCGTCCGCGCTATTGAGCACAGCGACGTCTGTCTCATCCTGTTCGATGCCACCAGGGGGTTTGACGGGCAGGTCGCCAATATTTTTTGGTTGGCCCAGCGTAACAATAAGGGTGTGGTCATTTTAGTGAATAAATGGGACCTGGTTGAGAACAAGGAAACCAATACCTTAAAGCAATACACGCAAGACATTAAACAGAGTATCGAACCGTTTGTCGATGTCCCGATTATTTTTATTTCCGTACTAACGAAACAACGTATTTACAAGGCCCTGGAAACAGCCGTGGAAGTTTATAAAAATCGGTCGAAAAAAATCAAGACCCGTAAGCTGAACGATGTGATGCTGCCGATTATACAGCATACCCCTCCGCCGGCGTATAAGGATAAATACGTCAAGATCAAATACGTGACCCAGCTGCCGACGCCCTATCCGCAATTTGCGTTCTTCTGCAACCTGCCCCAGTACGTCCGGGAGCCGTATAAGCGGTTTTTAGAGAATAAACTGCGGGAAAATTTTGATTTTTCGGGAGTCCCGGTGACGGTGTTTATGCGGAAGAAGTGA